AAACGCTTCAAGAAAAACCGTTAAAGACAACCAGGGATCTAACGAGACATTTTGAAAGCTTTGCAAAAGACAATAAAGATTTTTTCAGTCGTGGGTTCAAAGAAATAAAATTGACTAAACAAAGAGGGGTTAACGGCTTCACGGATATGAACGGGGTTATTGCTTTAAAGTCCGATATCAGCGCTCACATAATCGACGGGCTGAACAATATCAAAAATAAAAAACCGACGACTTTTGACCAGGAAAGGGCAATTTCTACACTGCATCACGAATTGTGGCATAATGCGAATAAGCCAGGTAATATGCGAATGACAACTAAACAAACTTCTACGATGGAACTTGCAAACGAATTTGTCAGCAGAAAGACTTTACCGGAATTTATGGAGAAACTCGGCGGAAAACTTCAAAACGAAGAGCTTACCAGGAACAGAACTAATACCGGATATAATAAAATGGTTAACAATTATGATCAGATTATCAAATGGAGTGAAGCGGATCCGGCCAAAGTCCTGGAAACTGTTAAAACTCACCTGGTGAATGAAAAGTACACCAACCAAATGGAAGGTTTAGTAAAAGCCATCAAAGAGCATAGTAAATACGAGATCTCGGAAAAAACTGTAGAAACGCTTATAGATCTCGGAAAACAAAAAGAATATTCGGAAGAAGTATTTAAAGAGTTTTTGGAAAAGAACAAAAATTTACTAAAGGATAGAGGTTAATTCATCTTTGTAGATCTCTTCCAGCTGTTTAATCAGATCCGTTAAGTTGTATTCTTCGGCATAGGAATATAACGATAATATTCTTTCCTGTTCGTCGGAAAGCTCATGATCGGGTGAAACTAAAAAGGCCGGGTGATCATCAAGAACCGCAGCCACATCGTAAACGGTAGCTGTTCTAAGATCAACGCCTTTGAATTTATATATATCTGCCATAATAACACAAAGTTACAACTAAATTTTAAAGAACAATGAATTTTGAACAATTTCACAAAAATATCCTCAATGACGTGAAAACGGAAGTGATGGAAGAGTTCGACAGGAATTTTGAAAGAAAGGCATTTTTCGATAAAACGTGGCCACGAAATAAGCTCGTGAACAGAAAAGGTTCCATGATGGCAAGGTCCAATAATTTGCGGCGTGGATTCCGGGCAAAAATTCAAGGTGATAAAATTGTGTTTTCAAATTCAATGCCTTATGCCAAAATACAGAATGAAGGCGGCGAAATTCTCGTAACACATCGAATGAAAAAATATTTTTGGGCGATGTATTACCAGGCATCCGGTAACATCAAAGTAAGTTCCAAAACCGGCAAGCAACTAAACAACGCCAGGAACCAAAGATTATCCATTGAAGCGGAACAATTTAAAGCGCTTGCACTGATGCCGGTCGGAAAAAAAATCAAAATTCCTTCCAGGCGTGTTATCGGTCCGCATCCAAAAATAAGGGATTCTGTAGAAAGAATTGTAAATCATCACTTATCAGAGATCAACGAACAAATTCTAAATAATTTAAGACAATGACAGACATTTTACAAGCAATTAACGATAAATTGAACGAAGTAACGGAGCTAAAGTACATTGACGAAAATTGGGGGCAATTAGATCTATACGGCCCGCAGATTCCGGTTCAGTGGCCGTGTGCATTGGTAGACTTCAATACCGGTCAATTTACTAACATCGGGCGTAACTATAGAGTAACGCCACAGAACAGACAGGAAGGAACTTTAACTGTTGAAATCACCATCGCAAATCTGAAACTAACAAACAGTAGCAACAAAGCCCCAACTTTTCAAAAAGAAAAGGCTTTTGCAATATGGGATCTCATTAACAAAGTGCATGAAATTTTACAAGGCTGGAACCCGGCAGAAAACGCCGGTGCGTTAATCAGAACAACATTCAGTAAAGTAAGGCGGGATGATGGCGTACAGGAATTTAGAGTAATTTACTCTATCGGGTTACATGATTGTTAAGCTTATCCAGTTCCTTTTCAATTGGAGTGCTTAAAATCGTGTTTAAAGTGGTTCTGCTGATTGGATATTTTGGGTAAATATATTTTCTGAGGACAACCGTATCCGGGATGTCCTCATTTTTATGCTCTAAATATAGATCCTTTATGAGCTTATAGCGAAGTAAGGTATTGCGTTGTAAAGGTTTACCCATATCGCAAATATAGGAAGTATATTCCTTTTTCCAATACTACTCTATAGAAATGTACATGAAATTCATTAGAAAAACTTCATTTTTGTTCGGATTTTGGTTAAAATCTTCGTCCAGCTTTTCTTTATACACTCTTCCGATAAACTTTTCGTCACCAGTATAAAAATTGTATGATCCTTCGTTGTCATAAACTTTGAACCAGGCATCATTTTTATTTCCCATTTTGTCAGCTTGTTGAAGTCCGTTCAAAATGAATGAAAAAGCCTGTACGGTTCCGAAGTCCTGTTTTGCCTTCGCATCCTGGATGATGTATTTACAACGATTGATATTTTCGGAAAGGTCTTCATTTTGGATTTGCATTTTTGAGTTAAAAAACGTGATCAGATCCTGATATGAAAATTCCTTTACAAGAACTTTTTTTGATACCTGGTAAGAAGCTGGGACCACTTGCGCTGTCTGCTGTGCAAAACTGAATGTAGATATCAGTAAAAACAATAATAATTTTTTCATAGCTCTATGTTAAATATTTTACAAAACTTTTTCCACGCTTTTTTTCTCTGATAATTGGAAAGCTTTTTAGGCTTTTTCACCTCTTTATTTTGATTTAATAAGGCTTCTATTTCATTGCGAGTAATATTAATAGATCCTTCAAATTCCATTGAAGTTTTACCGGGAATGTACTCTATAGGTTTGCAATCAATTTCCGTTCCCATGAGTGTAATTTTTACATCTTTCCAATAAAACTGTTTATTTTCCATAATATCAAATATTTGCAGGAATTGTTTAACAAATTTATGACTTTTTTTTAAATAAAAAAGGGGGTGCGAACCCGTCGGTCCGCACCCCCTTCGTGTACAACTTCTAAACTTCTGATTCGGAAATGAGATCAGTAATTGTTTTAAAATCCTGGATCGAAATTTTTTCGATGCCTGGTTCAGGTTTGAAAGTAATAATTGTTTCGTGGGTTATCCTATCAACCGATACGATGTATTTAACCCGATCCCACAATCTTCCGTCGCTGTCTACGATTAATGAAACTTCACCGTAAGCCGCTAAGAACTTTCTAAAAAAACCTTTTTCTGCTGTAATTTGTAATTCTAACATTGAACAATTAATTTTAACATTACAAATGTAGAACTAACAAAAATCTGTACATTACGGGTTTCCGTATTCATATTAAAAAATTTATTCTAAAGGTGGTTTAACATTTATTTTCTGAAACTCTTTTTCTGCAACTTTATACCAAAAATTGGCTTCGGAAGGCTCTTCACCTTCTTTTATTGCACATTCTACCATTGTCGTTTCTATACTGATACCATTTGGAAAAGTTTCATCTTTCCAGGTATCGGTATAGTATTTGAAAATGTAGCCTTTTTTATGAAGAGCTTCAAACACTTCTAATTTTGAATAATCAAAGCCATTTAGTTTTATTAAAACCTGTTTTGGTGATTTTCCATATAAAGGTCTACCGAAATGATCCTTTCCTAATATATCCATTAGCTTGATATTTTCTATAAAATGGGTTTACATGATTTGCATTGTTATATCTCACTTTCAATAAACTTTTATTAAGATCTTGAGCTGCTGAACGAATAAGCTCGCTTACTTTTGTTAATTGTTCAGTAGCTTTTGTTGTATCTGCAAATGCTGCGGATATTTTAGCGGCAAAATATTGCATATCTTCTGCGGATATCCCGGCAGCACGAATAAATTTTTTGTATTCATCTGATTGCAAAATTTCTGTCATTGCTTTACCCTGGGATCTCCCGTTGGATAATATAATTTCATTCATTTTTAAATCGTTTTTAAATATGGTTTAAATCTTTTCAGCCAGCCAATAACGTCCGTTTAGGTACGTACTCGGATAAGGCATGGCGGTATTATCAATTTTCTTTTTCATCCGAAGTTTAGGAATGTATAGAAGAGCTTCTATTTTTTCCGCATCGGATAGAGCTTGCCACGCCTTCCGGGTTGCTGGGATCTTACCGACTTTATATCCGTAGGTTTTCCAAAAATATTCAAAGCTTAAATCTTTCGGGAGCTCCAAATATTCAAAGTCTAAATCTTTGCGCTCCATAAACTTCCAGTATTCAGTTTCGGTTTTCGGAACTCGTGAACTTTTAAGGATCCACAATACCTGCTCTTCGGTCCATCGTTCACCTTCCAGGCTAATCGACTTAAAAACTCCGAAGGAATCATATTTTAAATAAAATTTCTTGTCGCTTTGCTTATGTAGTGCTACATATTCTGTCATAATAATTGTTTATGAAGTTCGTTTTTCATTTGTAAAACCGCGTTCGCTTCGTAGGATCCAAATTCATCCGGGAAATAAATTTCATAGTCTCGTAGATATACCAGCAAAGCTTCTGCTTTATAGTATGACAGTTTCAAAACAAAACTTTTATCTTTTTCCCTTTTATCAATGGCTTTCTTTAGAAGCTCGGTTCTAAGCTCTTTACAGATTGAAACAACAGATCTAAGGTTTTTCGCCTGGCTTTGTAGATCCAATGTGTCTAAAATCTGCATACTGTTGTTTAAAACAAGTAATTTACTGTTATCAAGTGTCAGAAGCTTTTTCATTTTCCAATAGTTTATTTACTACAGATACTTTATGTTTGAAATCTCGATTGCAGTTTATCATCAGATCATATTCTTTAAGATTATAAATTACTGTACTATGATCATGTTTTATAATCCTTCCTATATGCTCAAAGGTTAAACCTTCGGCCCTCAAAACATAACAAATGATTTTCCGTACATCGCAAAAATCTTGTCTTCTACTCCTTGATCGTAATTCTTTAGTAGTGATATCTAAAGTTTTGCAGATCTTCACTACTATTCTAGGGATCCTACATTTACTTTTCATTAATTCCACTTATTATTAACTAAATTAAAATCACGGCCTGCCTTATGAGTGAACATAGAGAAAATACGTTTTTCAGACAGTTTTACTATTGATATGTAATATCTGTTACATTCAAAAAGATCTGATGTTTCACCTAAATAAAATATCATTTCATTATCAAGCATACCGATATACGTTGCTGGTTTCAGATTAAAATATCCTAATAAAGTTGTTTCACTTTGCGGGCTTATTATCTCTCCACCAATTTTCACCGGGACCGGATCAATAAAGCTATTAATGTCCATAGAGATTGGAAGTATATAACCCATTCCCATTTTATCATTATAAATTACGCTGTAGTCTCGTAGGCCGTGTTTTGCATTCATGATTTAATATTTAAAATTAGTCCAGTGTATTATTTTCATTTTTTTTGGTTTACCGGTTGAGACTACATTTTTGAAATATTCTTTGAACTCTTGAAAATTTTCAAAACCATCATTTAAAGCAAGTATTTCCAATCTTTCGGGTGATAAATGCTTGCCATCTATTATAACATTAAGCTTTCCGATTTTAGGGAAATAGTCAAAAAATATTATTTGTGTAGATATGACCGGAATACGTGGAGCAAAACGAAATGCATCTTTAGTTCTGTTATTGATAAAAAAATCTATCATACGACCTTCTTTCCAGCGATCTGTTTTATCTTCTCTTATTGTATGCAGCTTTCCGAAGTAATTATCTGCTAAAGGTCTTTCTACTTGGTCAAATGATTTACCAAATTTATAGCGGTAATCAGTAAAAAACGGTTCCAAATTACGAGCGTTTATAACATGTTTGAGAGATAACCCAATCCATATTTTATCAATAAAATAGGTTGGTTTTCCGTTTATTTGGGTTGAAAATGGTAATATCATACTATTCAGAATTTTTTAATTGTTCGTCCTGTTCTCTTTTTAGAATTTCCAATTCCATTTCATATTCCATTTCTACCAAATGTTTTTCACAATCGGCCATTGTAAAAACAACAATTGCCAATAGAATCCCAAACACGAGCAAAAGAAGGATTAAAAAGGCTTTAAATATTAGTATCATTTTATTGTTCTTTTTGATAATAAAGTTTGTAGAATAGCCCGTTTTCGTCCTGATCCTGTGTGATCAGGTTACGATCACCATGCACGTAGATATGAAAGTTCGTATCAAGTTTGATGATTGTTTTAAACTTACTCTGTGACTTCTTTACAGCACCATCGCTGATCGGAAATTCTTCTGCGATGTTGATCTGCATATCCTGTTCATAATCGGTTTTAAAGGCGTTAAAACTTTCGATCACTTTTTCATCGCCTAAAACTTCATTGTTGAACTCTTCTAACTTAAATTCTTCTTTCTCTTTGAAAAAATTGATCGACTTATTCAGGAAGTCCGCCTGATCAGCTTTGGAAACTTCAAATTCTGCCGGAAGCTGCTTTTTGATATAGTCTTTAAAAACGTTTAAGGATTCCTGCG
This Chryseobacterium sp. G0162 DNA region includes the following protein-coding sequences:
- a CDS encoding phage minor head protein, with protein sequence MHQKGSYSPDDIKEKPYQDLINQTYKVLNSAITDNDIPPEMLQKMQEDTFIFSGLKTHAQLLEASSMLLDDEGKIKSFNAFANDFNKINKDYNQNYLESEHQFAISSSQSAANWAALDPDGRYYLQYRTANDDRVREQHRVLQDTTLPKEDSFWLSYYPPNGWRCRCHVVEVLKAKYPLSDSKKAIENGERATTQIGKDGKNRLAIFRFNPGAEQKVFPPKHPYNKVKGADQVKKTLQEKPLKTTRDLTRHFESFAKDNKDFFSRGFKEIKLTKQRGVNGFTDMNGVIALKSDISAHIIDGLNNIKNKKPTTFDQERAISTLHHELWHNANKPGNMRMTTKQTSTMELANEFVSRKTLPEFMEKLGGKLQNEELTRNRTNTGYNKMVNNYDQIIKWSEADPAKVLETVKTHLVNEKYTNQMEGLVKAIKEHSKYEISEKTVETLIDLGKQKEYSEEVFKEFLEKNKNLLKDRG
- a CDS encoding helix-turn-helix domain-containing protein → MKSKCRIPRIVVKICKTLDITTKELRSRSRRQDFCDVRKIICYVLRAEGLTFEHIGRIIKHDHSTVIYNLKEYDLMINCNRDFKHKVSVVNKLLENEKASDT